From the genome of Papaver somniferum cultivar HN1 chromosome 2, ASM357369v1, whole genome shotgun sequence, one region includes:
- the LOC113348470 gene encoding uncharacterized protein LOC113348470: protein MHVERITRCNGVLESKRRSNRPFGVQRSKVREKEVTVELNRKLSYRFFETDRLNELRWPLSNNVSCQYKFLSLPTPKVKRNVFSSHYCFHLKFREREKRVMLLVKKRLMSLVDLRSVVIQGYKCGFESVKDLSLLLLQIENEMGKKMERVRVCGECFLLISVEIEEEKLKC from the exons atgcacgtcgaacggataacgag gtgcaatggagtccttgaGAGCAAAAGAAGGAGCAATCGTCCATTTGGAGTGCAAAGGTCTAAGGTGCGTGAAAAGGAGGTGACAGTTGAGTTGAACAGGAAATTAAGCTATCGGTTCTTTGAAACTGACAGGTTAAATGAACtaaggtggcccttatccaataACGTGAGTTGCCAATATAAGTTCCTATCATTACCTACCCCTAAAGTCAAGAGAAATGTCTTCTCTTCTCATTATTGTTTCCATCTAAAATTCAGAGAACGAGAGAAACGAGTGATGCTGCTAGTAAAGAAGAGATTGATGAGTTTGGTGGATCTTAGATCAGTGGTAATTCAAGGGTACAAGTGTGGgtttgaatctgtcaaggatttgtcATTACTGCTGCTACAGATCGAGAATGAAATGGGGAAGAAAATggaaagagttagggtttgtggTGAAtgttttctgctgatttcggttgAAATTGAGGAGGAGAAATTGAAGTGCTGA